CACAACTTGGTCATTGATGAATAAACCAATCAATGCACCAGCTTGTGGAGTGATAGCTGCTTTAGCAAAACCTTCAGCTTCAACTTTTAAAGCTTCATCACGTGCAAGGCTTGCACCCGCTTGTAATGAATCAAGTAATAATTTTGGAGCAGGGTATTGAGCAGGGTTTGCTTTAGCAAGTACAGCACCTTTTGCTGTGTTGAACGCCATCATTTGTTCAAGCGGGTTCAATTTTACAGCATCAAGTTTTTCTTGGCGTTTTGCTTTCCAGTTTAAACGACCAGAAATCGCTTGTTTAACCAAGTCAGTTGCAGCATCAAGTAATTTGTCCTCAGCGACAACCGCATCTACAGCACCATCTTTAAGTGCAGCAGCCGGTTTTTTAGGAACAGCCATCGCCATCCATTCAACTGCATTGTCGATACCAATCACGCGGCTTAGACGAACACTACCACCGAAACCAGGGTAAATACCGAGTTTGATTTCTGGTAAACCTACTTGTGCAGTTTCTGACATCACGCGATAGTCACAAACTAAACACATTTCAAAGCCACCACCTAAAGCCATGCCATTAATAGCAGCAACTTTCGGAAGATCTAAATCTTCAAAGCTATTGAAGATTTCGTGAACAGGCATAAGCCAGTCAACAATCGCTTTTTCGCCTTGTGCGAAGTTTTCACCAAATTCAGTAATGTCTGCACCAACGATAAATGTTGATTTGCCTGAGGTAACAACTAAGCCTTTAATATCGTTATTGGCTTTTACCGCAGCAATAGCAGCTTGGAAATCTTCAATTGTTGCACGGTTAAATTTATTGACCGACTCACCTTGTAAGTCAAAGCGGAATTCTGCAATTCCGTCCGCAAGCATTTGGACGGTAATGGCATTGCCAGCGTGGATCATGCCTGATCTCCTTAGTTTTGGAGGATTTCTAAGTTGATGTTATGAAGCGTGTGTACAGCTCCGGTACACATTTATGCTTCGCTAATCTTACGATAACTATATCTAAAAAGAAGCCAACAAGTTGTATCAAGCCGTGACGCAAGGGTCATCTTATTTTCTGTTAAATTAATACCAGTTAAATGCATAAAGGAAATCATACACATAGCGAAGGGCTAAAGGCTTTTGTTTTAATTTAAGTTTTTGTTGATAAAAGATTTAAACCGTTAATTTTTTATATAAAAAGAGAGGATTTAAGAAAGTTAATTTCTTGTCAAAAAAGTCAATTGTTTAGTAACACTGTTTAAAAAACTGGACGATGAGTTCACAAAATTTTAGTTACTTGTGATTGTAGAAAAATAAGTAATGTTTTTTATTTTTATAGACTTAATACTTCCCGATCGATTAGATCGTTTTTTACATTCGCTTTTTATAAGTCAATTTTGTTAAAATTTGCGCCAATTAAATAATCTTCCGGCTTTCATTGCCTTGGAAAATCAAGGTAAGGTTGCCCTAAACTTTTGAAAGAGTAGCAATATGATTAAGTGGATCATATTAGCGATTTTTGTGATATCGGCATTGTATATCCAATATCGCGGCAAAGTGCGTCACTCGTTTTATCGTCAATTTTTTGACCATTCAACCTTGCTCGCACCGATTAACTTTTTAATGTACATCTTTTCAAAGGTACCGAATCAGCCTTATATCGACACTCAACACTTTAAAGATTTACAAGTGTTGGATGAAAATTGGGAAATGATTCGAGATGAAGCGAAAGCTTTATATGACCAAGGTGGGATTAAAGCATCAAGTACCTATAATGACTTAGGTTTTAACTCGTTCTTTAAAACGGGTTGGAAACGGTTTTATCTTAAATGGTATGAGTCGAGTCATCCTTCGGCTGCTGAGCTTTGTCCAAAAACGACTGCATTACTCAAAACCTTGCCAACTATTAAAGCGGCAATGTTTACCGAGCTTGCCCCTGACAGCCGTTTGGTTAGACACCGTGACCCGTATGCAGGTTCACTTCGTTATCATTTAGGTTTAATTACTCCAAATGATGATCGTTGTTTTATTGATGTAGACGGTGAAAAATACTCTTGGCGTGATGGTCAAAGTGTTGTGTTTGATGAAACTTATATTCACTATGCTGAAAATAAGACTGATCAAAACCGTATCATTTTCTTTGCAGACGTTGAACGTCCGATGAAAGTCAAATGGATGGCGCGTTTCAATCACTGGTTTGGTCGTAATGTTATGACTGCTGCGAGTTCACCGAATGAAACAGGTGACCAAACAGGCGGTCTCAATAAAGCGTTTGGTTATGTTTATCAAATTCGTATTAAAGCCAAAGCATTAAAAGCGAAAAACCGTAAGCTATATTACTTCTTGAAATGGTTCCTCATGCTTGGGATTTTCTTCCTGATTTTTGTTCGACCTTATGTGTTTTAATTAAAGCACCTGAAATAAAAATTCTGCGTGATTGAACTAAGCCACACCTTCGAGTGTGGTTTTTTTGTGGGAAATTTTCTGTGAGGTCTCTGTGTCACAACAGACTTTAATCTTTTGCGCTGATTTAAAGTAAAACACCATTGCAACACAGAGATAAAGGAGCTAAGCCAAACGCTTAGCCCAGACTACTTTTGTCACATCGCTGCATGGTGCTCAAAAAAGTAGGGGCAAAGTCCTGTGGGAGAACAGGACTTTGCAAACTGACATGTTTAAGGGTCTGCATGAGCTTAGGGGAGTAGGCTTGTTTAAGACGCTGATAAATACAGTCACAACTGGTTTTGCTGTGCTCACCCGTTAGGCAAATTTTTTCAAACTCCTGCTGCGTGTGTAAATTGCAACCCGAAATGCCCAAGCGACCTAGAACTAAACTAAAAGTTAAAATAGATTTATAAGTTTTCATATTATTCTCATAATGATTTATATCTATGAGTGGAATAAAAATATAATGGGTTTAAATGATTAAAATAAAATTTAGGTAATAATTAATCCTCCTAAAAATATAGGAAAATAAAATAATTAAAATTTTAAAATAAAAATAATTTATAGATATAAAAAATAAGGCGTAAAACCAAATTTTAAATAAATAAAATAATTAAATGAGAGAGAAAATGAGTTTGAATAATGGCATGGCCAACTCCTTAAAAATGGAGTCCTACCACCAAATCACCGTCAATTGATTAGGGTGGTAGAACGAAAGGGGGTTAGCAGACTGGACTCGTAGAAACCAGCACGCGCGAGGCGTCCCCCTCCCGTCCTACCGCAAAGAAAAGGGGACGCAAGGGTCTAACGACTTATAGTAGAACTATAATCCGCTACGAGTTACGGTCTGCTAAAACCGTCTGGCAATGTAGGCCAGCAAGGAGATAATAATAGTTAAAATGAAAAGCGTCAATTATTAAAAAGGGTTTTTGTTTAAAATAAATGTGGTTTATTTTTTATTAAATTTTTTTATTTTAAATATTCTTTATGAAATATTTATAATGTTTAAAAATTCTAATTAATCTAAAATATTACATATAATAAAATTGATTAGATATATTTCTCTTTGTTATGATCCCGCCACTTCATGATAATAACAGGCTTAAAATGGCAACTCCCTATATAACGATAGGCTGCCCGACTACTGGTGGAGGGCAAGTAATTTCAGGGAACAGCATGTTCCTTATAGAAGGTATTGCAATTTCTTGTGTCGGTGATAAGGCGACATGTCCAACTCATAAAGTTACGGCTACGATCGTATCTGGCGACCCTCACATGAATATTTTGGGCAAACTGGCTGCGCGTGCTGGAGATAGTTTGTCTTGCGGCTGTAAGCTTTTACCAAAGCAAAGTTTAGTGGTTCAAGATAATGGGGGTGGTTCGACCTCTAACGCTATACCTACTAAGAATTTTCAACCTAGTCATATAAAAGAATTTGGACAAAAATTTTTGATTATTGATGAAACAACATCTGAGCCATTAGCTCATGTTAATTATGAAATTCATAAAAATGGTGAATTGTTTTCAAAAGGGGTTACTGATGAACAAGGATACACCCAGTTTATATCTGGCACTGAAAATGAAGAAATCGAATTAAAAATTGTTGTAGAGGATAAAAGTCATGAACACTGTTGTAAGCCTTAGAGCTAAATTACAGAGTAAGGATTTTATTGAAAAAAATCCAACTACTGTAACTGTAAATACACGTAGAAAATTGACAAGCGGAGAAATTACTCTTGCTAAGACGATGTTTAAAGAAGCAATAGACTACACTAAAGTTGAAATTATTCGTGGAGGTTTATTTTCAATTCCAACTATGAGTAAGAATGCTATGACCCCATTTGGTAGTATTCATTTACCAAATGAAGATTATGATAATGTTAAAGATTTCTCGCAGGATCGAAAAGCCACGAATAAAATATGGTTCATTCATGAAATGGCCCATGTGTGGCAGTATCAATTAGGATTAAATACAGCACTTCGAGGACTCGAAATAGGTGTGAGAGGTGGTTACAGTGATGCTAAAGCTTATGATTATGATCTAGCTAACGATGATCAAGGTAAAAAATTTAATCAGTTTAATTTTGAACAACAAGCTGAGATTATTAGTCACTACTTTGATGCTTATTATTTATCTATTCAAGGACATAATTACCCAGTCTTACACAATAAAAATGTTATGCAAAAAACTGCTTTAAAAGATGTTTTGAATGAGTTTCTGGTTAATCCATCTGATAAAAAATTGCTATCACAGAACTATGGAAGTCTCTATTACAATCATGAGCCCAAAAGGTATTGATGATGAATAAATATATATTATTAATCTTCTTAATGATGCCATTTTCTATCTTTGCAAACTCAAATCCATATAGAGGTGGTGAAGTAAATATAGAAATAAAAAATGAAACGCCATGCTTTTATATTAATGATATGGAGCAAAAGGGTATATTTAGTATTGTTTTATTAAATTTATCTAGAAATAGTAAAGATTATTGGAGTTATGACAGTTCTTTTGACAAGAGTTATCCAACAAAAAACAATTGTGTTGTTCTTAATGAAAAGAACTTTAATGGCTTTAAATCTTTAAAGGAGAATACTCCTTACAGTGTAACGTTGGGAGGAGTAAAAACAGCTTACAATAGGAATTTTTGTATTACACGCATATCTAAAAAGATTGTGATACAAGATTTTAGAGCAGCACAGTGTGTAGATCGAAAATCTAGTTTTTGGGATAATTTAAAAAATTACTTTCATAAGTGATCAAATTATTGATTAATAAAATCTTTTAAAATGGTGTGTTTGGTACAGCTACATCAGTGGCAAGACGTAAAATATGAAATAGTAGAGAGCACTATTTATTATTTTTATATAGCCACTAATATTATAGAAACATGCCATTTCATGAATATGTCGCACCATATGCAGGCAAATGTTGTGTTTTTCAGCGAAATGGTGGTAGATATTATAATTAAGACATGGAAAGGTGAGCCCTTAACGCTATAAGATATTTTTTATACTTTTAAAACGATGACTGCTGTTGTGGGACGTATTTATTTAAAATTTTAGGTGAATTTTATATTAATTATTGGGATGATAATGGGGTTGGTAAATATATACCTTTCTTGTACTTAATAAATTTAAAATTTGTGTGGAATATAAATGAATACGGTGATGAAACAAGCTTTAGTAATAGCTACATTCAGTGCAGCAGTAATATTAACTGGGTGTGGTAAATCTAAGCCAGAGCCAAAATCAAAAACAGACAAAGTTGAGGCAATTTCAGATTGGAGCTGTACGCACCCTGACAATTTAAATCAGATTCAAACCTCTTTGAAAAAAGAATATTTGAAGCAAATCGAGCGTAGTTTAAGACAAAGTCAATATCAGGTTGATGCGGATATACTTAATAAAATTAATCAAGGTTTAAAGTTTGAAATTAAAAATATTCGCACTTTACCATTAGAAGATGAAAGCCAAAAAAATACACAGTTAAGTTGTCAAAGCCAATTGGTCGTTTCATTGCCGAAAGGTTTACAACAGCGCGCAGAAAAAGCATATCTTGAAGCACAACAGCATGATAGTGATGAGGTATATACACTCAATGACTATTTTTCAGATAATGAATCACCTTTGACCCTTGAAAATGACCAATTGAAAGGAGAGTTTTTTTATAACATTACAAAAACAGATAAAGAGGGTTTGGTGTTCGACTTACCTAGTCAAAATACTGTCATAGATGGTGTGGTCTTTGTTGCAACTAAAGCTGTGCAATACGCGGCTTATGTGGAAGAAAATCAGCGTTATGAAAAAAGTCGTGTAGAAGATGATAAGCAATCTGCAGAAAACCTTGCTGCACAAACTGAATTGGCACAGAAAGCCATGGATGTCCGTAAAAAAGAGTTGGATACTGAAAAATCCAAGCAAGTCGAACGCTTAAATCAGACTTGGGATAAATTGAGTACTGAGAAAAAAACTCAATTTAAACAGGATCAATCAGACTGGTTTGAGAAACGTGATGTTGAGTGTAAGGTGCTTGCACAGAAAAGTGTTCATGACATTCCTGAAAAAGATTTAGAAACCTACCAAAAACAATCTGATTACTGGACTGCTGACATGCGTAAGCAAAACCAAGAGATGCAATATACACAGTGCTTTATTCAAAAAACTATAGAGCGAACAGTTTATTTAAATAATTTAAATTAATCTAAAACTGCTTATAAGTGCCTGGTCAATTGTATTTAAATAAATGTGATTGACCTATTGCGGCTAAGTACTCTGATTTTATAAGAGGAGGTCTTTGCCTCAATATTTCTAGAAAGATTAAAGCACCCGAAAGGGTGTTTTTTTATCAAATAAAAACGATAAATTCATTTTGTGACTCACTTCACAGTGCTGGCAATTTGTTACAACTATTAAAAGCCAACATATAATTTTGCTTCTACAATTGCTCAGTTTTTTCGAAGACTGGTTAGCGCAAGTAGGTTTTTACAATGGCTCATGCTCATCACGCAGCTCATGCATATGTTCAGCATATTAGATTGAGAAAAGAAGAAAGTGAAAGTTCTCAGGATGATCTAAAAACGAAGACAATGTTAAGCAAAGCATCTTCGGAGTCTAAAAAGCATCATCGATCAGCGTCTAAAAGACATAAATCGGACGATCAAAACATCGATTTACATAAGTTCTCAAGCAAACTTGAAAGTATGTCAGCAAGACATAGCAAAGAGAAATGCGCGAAAAATATTCGTATCGCTTTACAAGCCGCAGGCGCAGATGTATCTAAACATCCGGTAGCCGCATCTGACTGGGGGCATACTCTGGAAAAGAATGGCTATAAGAAAATTAAACCAGCGTTTAGTCGCCCTCAAGAAGGCGATATCTACATTATTGAGCGTACCAGTGGCCACACCTACGGGCATATTGCTGGTTATACAGGAAATGGCTGGTTCTCAGATTTCCGTCAAAAAACTTATGCCGTGTATAAAGAAAAAGACGTGAAGTATAGTTACTATCGCCTCGATTCTTAAGGTAGTACGACACACTTTGTCGGACTACTTTGTTATCGCTTTTCAAATTTAGGTTCAGGCACAGTAAAGCACTTGAAAAGTAAGGATGAAAACATCACATTAGGTATTCAGTATTAAGCCATGCATGCCAATAGTGAATCAAAACGCTCGTCCTCATATTGAAAAAATTTTAGCCCATATGACCCAGCTTCCAGGCGTTTATAAAATGCTCGGGAAAGATGGTGAATTGTTGTATGTCGGCAAAGCGAAAAACCTAAAAAATCGGGTGTCGAGTTATTTTGTTAAAACGATTGAGCATCCTAAAACTCAAGCTTTAGTTGCGCGAATTTATGATATTGAAACGCTCGTCACGCGTTCAGAAACGGAAGCGCTACTTTTAGAACAAAACTTAATTAAACAACATCGTCCGCCCTATAACATTATGTTGCGAGACGACAAGTCGTATGTCTATATCTTTGTGTCGGCCGATAAACCTTATCCACGAATAGCCAGTGGGCGTGGAAAGGGTAAACATCAAATTGGTAAATTCTTTGGGCCTTATCCAAGCGCTTATAGTGCGCGAGATACTTTACTGGTTTTACAAAAACTTTTTAATGTGCGCCAGTGTGAAAATAGTTACTTCTCACAGCGCAAACGTCCATGTTTGCAATATCAAATCAAGCGTTGTTCTGCGCCGTGTGTAGGTTTGGTCTCACCTGAAGATTATAAAGAAGATGTAAATAACAGTATTCGGTTCTTACAAGGTGACACGAAAGAACTGAATCAAGAGCTGATTGCAAAAATGGAGCAAGCAGCGGCAGAGCTTGAATTTGAAAAAGCAGTTTTTTATAGAGACAGATTATCTTTACTTCGTGAAGTACAAGCACAACAAGCTGTTTTTAAAGTGAAAGGTGAGGCTGATATTCTGGCGATTGCCTATCAGGCTGGCGTGACATGTGTACAGATTATGCATGTGCGTAATGGACGCATGCTCGGCGGAAAAAGTTATTTTCCCGATATGTTGGGTGATGACTTGGGTCAAATGCTAAGTGACTTTATGGCAAACTTTTACTTTCAGGTTGCCGATGAAGTACCAAACGAACTGATTGTAAATACAGCTTTGCCTGACCGTAAAGAGTTGGAAGAAGCGTTAGCACAACAGTTTGATAAAAAGGTTCAGATTAAGAGCAGTGTACGGGAAACACGTGCTGAATGGTTAGAGCTGGCTGAAATGAATGTTCAGCATGCGATTAAGGGGCAGCTAAGTAACCATTTAGAACTGAATGAACGTTTTCATCAGCTTGAGCAAGTGGTTGGACGCCCAGTCGATCGTATCGAATGTTTTGATATTAGTCATACCATGGGCGAAGCGCCAATCGCATCATGTGTGGTATTTGACCAAGGCGGCGCACGTAAACGCGATTACCGCCAGTTTGCCATTCAGGATATTACCGCTGGTGATGACTACGCTGCCATGCGACAGGCCTTAACTCGTCGTTATAAAAAGGCTATGCTGCCTGATTTGCTGCTCATTGACGGTGGTAAAGGTCAACTTCATATGGCAATGGAAGTAATGCAAGAGCTTGGTCTTGATGCTTTCATGATTGGTGTTTCAAAGGGTGAAGGGCGTAAACCGGGGCTGGAAACGCTTCATTTTACAGACGGCACAAAAATCCAGTTGCCTGAAGATAATAAGGCTCTACATTTGATTCAGCAGGTGCGTGATGAAGCTCACCGTTTTGCGATCACTAAACATCGTGCTAAGCGTGACAAACGCCGTAGCACTTCAGTTTTAGAGGCAATTCCGGGTCTAGGGCCAAAACGCCGCCGCGATTTATTGACACATTTTGGAGGTATTCAAGGCGTGTTAAAAGCATCGGAAAAAGAATTGACTGTGGTCCCGGGGCTAGGTGACGTCATGGCAAGAACGATTTATAAAATTCTACATGAGTAGACGGTGTCCAAAAAGTGACTGACAAAAGCGCTCGTTAATTAATAGCTGAATGATCATTCACATAACAGCCAAAATGATGAAAGATGGCACTTGGTCACGTATATGATTTAGGGAATTGAATGTCATTACTACAACTATTTGAAGATGTAAAACAACACGAAGAAATTGAAATTCCCGAAGGATGGTTACAGGGACGCACAGTGTTTGGAGGGCTTGTTGCCGGGTTGTTGATGCAAAAGGCATGTTCAAATATTCAAGATCCAGACAAGAGATTATTAAGTTGTAGTGTTACTTTTGTGGGGCCGGTACAGCAGGGTGCTGCTCGATTGACGATTGAGATTTTAAGAGAGGGGAAATCGGTCACTACGCTTGAAGCTCGGTTATGGCAAGATGGCGCAGTCCAAACCATTTTGGTTGCAAGTTTTGGGGTGTCTCGTACATCGAGTATTGATGTAAAACAAGAGCCAGTTGTTCCACTCTATGCACAGCCCGAAAATTTAAAGACGATACCTTTTTCGAAACATATGCCTGAATGCTTTCAGCATTTTGATGTCTGTTGGGCTGAGGGAAATTATCCGGTGACGGCAAGTGAACAACCAGACTTTGGGGGCTGGTCACGGTTCTCACCCCGGCAGTATGAAAATCGTCAAATGACAGTGCCTGATTTAGTTGTGCTTATGGATATTTGGCCGCCGGGTGTGTTGCCGATGTTTAAACAGGTAGCTCCTGCCAGTTCTTTGACGTGGCATATTACTTATGTGCATCCAATTCAGCACCAGTTATGTGATTGGTTTAAATATAAAGTTGTCACTGAGTATGCTGGTGAAGGTTATTCAACAGAATATGCCTATCTTTGGGATCAAAATGATCATTTAATTGCGATCTTGCGGCAAACTGTTACCGTATTTACCTAAGTAATCTACTTCCTCGATGTACATATTTCGTATAAAGTGACTGTTACAGATAGATACAATATTGAAGTATGTGTCTTTGTCTGTTAAAAGATGCGTGACGACTAAATTGGCGGTGTTTATGACCACAGGGCGAATCCTGAATATCCCAAATATCCTAACTTTGGCGCGTATAGCGCTTATTCCTGTATTTTTGGTGATTGCATATTGGCCGCCTGCAATAGGTATTGGTGAGCATGTAGGAAGTATGACTCGTCATATTATCTTGACTGCAATTTTTGTGCTGGCAGCCATAACCGATTGGTTCGATGGTTATTTAGCACGAACTTTAAATCAGACTTCAGCATTTGGCCGTTTCCTAGACCCAGTTGCAGATAAACTTATGGTGGCAGCCGCACTTATTGTATTAGTGCAGTGGAAACCTACCATTGCAATGGCTTTTGCAGCAATTGTAATTATTTCTCGAGAAATTACTGTTTCTGCTTTACGTGAGTGGATGGCAGAACTCGGCGCACGAACCAATGTGGCTGTGTCAACTGTAGGTAAATACAAAACAGCATTTCAAATGATTGCGATTAGTGTTTTTCTATTAAATTGGCAACCTTTAGAAATGCTGGCATATGCTTTGTTATATACCGCTGTTATTCTTACTTTGTGGTCAATGTTTATTTATTTAAAAGCAGCTTGGCCATATCTAAAGCAGCCATAAATCTAATTATGTTGATAAAAGCCTTTCCTCGATGAAAGGCTTTTTTATTGCAAAGTGCAAGAATCGGGTCGTCATCATGTCTTGGCTACTTTAAAGTAAGATTGAGTACTAAGGAGGTGACAGATGCAAATGCTTTCTTCTCGGCAATTTGCTGTGATTGCCACAATCATTGAATATTTATATGAACATCTAGACCAGCAGCCAAGTCTGGAAGATGTCGCTGTCTATATGAATTTAAGTCCGAGTTATATTCAACGGCAGTTTCAAGAATGGGTGGGTGTTAGCCCTAAAAAATTTGTGCAATATATGAGTTTGCAGCAGGCAAAATATTATTTGATGCAGCAACATAGTTTGTTGGACACTGCCTTAAATACTGGACTGTCAGGGACAGGTCGTTTACACGATTTGTTTATTCAACTTGAAGGTATGACCCCAGGTGAATATAAACAGCAAGGTGATGGCGTTATTCTTAATTACTCAGTTGAAACGAGCCCATTTGGTGACTTGTTGGTGGTGAGTAGTGACAAAGGAATTTGCTCTATTCGCTTTATCGATCATCGTGAGAATATTGAAGAAATCGTAAAACAACACTTTCCAAAAGCCCATTTAAAAAATAACTCACCAATTTGGCATCAACAAATTGCAGAGTGGTTTGAACAAGATTTTTCGGAACACTTACAACAAAAGCTTCCACTTAATCTTGCGGGGACTCCATTTCAGTTACAAGTATGGGAAGCGTTGCTGACGATTCCCGAAGGACAGTTACGAACCTATCAGGATATTGCCGAACAGATTGGCAAGCCAAAAGCAGTAAGAGCAGTGGCTACTGCAATTGGGCAAAACCCAATCGCGTATTTAATACCCTGTCATCGGGTCATTCGTGCAACGGGTATGGTCGGTGAATACCATTGGCAAAAAGGGCGTAAACTGGCATTGTTAGCTTGGGAGATGGCTAAGCAACAAGGTGAGATTGCATGACACTAGATTTATTTTCTCCGGAACCTTGTGCAAATCTGTTGCCGTATGAGGGCGAGGTGCAAGATTATGGCTGCATTTTAAGTGCTGAGGACGCTGAAAAATATTTTCACTATCTGTATAAGCATCTGGCATGGCGGCATGATGAAGCGAAGCTATACGGTCAGCATTTTATTACCCCACGAAAAGTCGCATGGTATGGGGATGAACATTATCGCTATAAATATTCTGGTGTATATCGTGATTCTTTGCCATGGGATAGAGCGCTTGCCAAGCTAAAACAACAGGTAGAAGAAATACTTTCAGAAAAATTTAATTCCTGTTTAGCAAATCTGTATGAAGATGGGACGCAAGGAATGGCTTGGCATAGTGATTCGGATGTATCTTTGGCAAAAACCACAACCATTGCTTCTTTAAGTTTCGGAGCTACCCGAAAATTTTCTTTTAGACATATTCAAACGAAAGAGAAAGTTGAACTCCTGTTACAACCGGGGCAGCTGATTGTGATGCGCGGTGAAACTCAGCAACATTGGCAACATCGATTAAATCGTTCAACAAAGATTTTACAACCGCGTATTAATCTAACTTTCCGTCAATTCAAGTTTTCATAAATTTTATAAAAATCGGGCAAGAAAAAAGCCCATGATGGCAACATGAGCTTATTCCTCTGAGGGAGAGCCTCCTATTGATGAGCTGCTGATAAAGAATCACCAATAGGCGCTAAAATCATAATATGAGAATATTAAGATATATTCAATGCTTTAAAGTGTAAGAAAACTTTAAATTATCAAAAATCTTGTTTTATATCTCGCCCTTTTCTGACAGTTCCATAAAGCGCTGCTCAATGAGCGTGGCATTTTCTTGCAGAATTTCGATGAGTTTTTCAATATTGAGAAAATCAAATCTGTTCTTTGATGCCACTAGCGTTAAGGCTAGAGGAACTTCTTTACTTGAAAAGCGAACGGGTACAGCAAGGCCTGAAACACTTGGGTCAATCTCACCTTGTGAGAAATAGAAGCCTTGTTTCTTTATTTTACGCATGCGTTGAATGAAACTTGGCTCATCTTCGGCAAAGCCAGATTGTTTTAATTCCTGATGAAAACGTTGATAGTAGTCATGGATGCGTTGTTTGCTTAAATGCGAAACCATCGTTTTTGGAGACGAACCAACATAAATAGGTCGTGGGCAGCCTCGGCCATATGACAGTAATTCGGTGTCTTTAAATATTTCATGATGTATGTCAATGCAATAATCATCATTTAAATAAGTGAGTAAACAGCAAAGTTCGGTACGCTCTACAATATTGCGCATAAATGGTGTGCTGATTTGGACTAGAGGGTCCGTTGTTCTAGATATATAGTCAAGAACTGCAATTTTTGAGCCTAAGGTATAATCGCCAGAAGTACCATTAATGCGTTTTAATAGGTCGGCTGATACGAGTTCTTTTAGATAACGGTAGCTAGTCGGTTTAGACAAGCCAAGTTCTTCGCAAATAATATCGACATTAATCACTGGACGTGAAACTGAAAATAGGTCCAGTACGGTTAAAATTTTGCCAAAACTTGAAATTGCCATAGTGTCTTGTTCGTATCCTTTAACAGCGAATCATCTTTGAGTTTTTATAACAGAAAAAAAGAAGGTTTGTCTCAATTCTAAAATAAATGCCTGATTTGAGTATTTTACTCTGACAAAGAGAAAACTTCTCTTAATCTATACATCATATACGATAATCAAAAAACATATCAAATTAT
This window of the Acinetobacter sp. XH1741 genome carries:
- the lpxO gene encoding lipid A hydroxylase LpxO — encoded protein: MIKWIILAIFVISALYIQYRGKVRHSFYRQFFDHSTLLAPINFLMYIFSKVPNQPYIDTQHFKDLQVLDENWEMIRDEAKALYDQGGIKASSTYNDLGFNSFFKTGWKRFYLKWYESSHPSAAELCPKTTALLKTLPTIKAAMFTELAPDSRLVRHRDPYAGSLRYHLGLITPNDDRCFIDVDGEKYSWRDGQSVVFDETYIHYAENKTDQNRIIFFADVERPMKVKWMARFNHWFGRNVMTAASSPNETGDQTGGLNKAFGYVYQIRIKAKALKAKNRKLYYFLKWFLMLGIFFLIFVRPYVF
- a CDS encoding PAAR domain-containing protein, whose product is MATPYITIGCPTTGGGQVISGNSMFLIEGIAISCVGDKATCPTHKVTATIVSGDPHMNILGKLAARAGDSLSCGCKLLPKQSLVVQDNGGGSTSNAIPTKNFQPSHIKEFGQKFLIIDETTSEPLAHVNYEIHKNGELFSKGVTDEQGYTQFISGTENEEIELKIVVEDKSHEHCCKP
- a CDS encoding zinc protease, with amino-acid sequence MNTVVSLRAKLQSKDFIEKNPTTVTVNTRRKLTSGEITLAKTMFKEAIDYTKVEIIRGGLFSIPTMSKNAMTPFGSIHLPNEDYDNVKDFSQDRKATNKIWFIHEMAHVWQYQLGLNTALRGLEIGVRGGYSDAKAYDYDLANDDQGKKFNQFNFEQQAEIISHYFDAYYLSIQGHNYPVLHNKNVMQKTALKDVLNEFLVNPSDKKLLSQNYGSLYYNHEPKRY
- a CDS encoding NF045616 family extracytoplasmic (lipo)protein produces the protein MNKYILLIFLMMPFSIFANSNPYRGGEVNIEIKNETPCFYINDMEQKGIFSIVLLNLSRNSKDYWSYDSSFDKSYPTKNNCVVLNEKNFNGFKSLKENTPYSVTLGGVKTAYNRNFCITRISKKIVIQDFRAAQCVDRKSSFWDNLKNYFHK
- a CDS encoding DUF1311 domain-containing protein; amino-acid sequence: MNTVMKQALVIATFSAAVILTGCGKSKPEPKSKTDKVEAISDWSCTHPDNLNQIQTSLKKEYLKQIERSLRQSQYQVDADILNKINQGLKFEIKNIRTLPLEDESQKNTQLSCQSQLVVSLPKGLQQRAEKAYLEAQQHDSDEVYTLNDYFSDNESPLTLENDQLKGEFFYNITKTDKEGLVFDLPSQNTVIDGVVFVATKAVQYAAYVEENQRYEKSRVEDDKQSAENLAAQTELAQKAMDVRKKELDTEKSKQVERLNQTWDKLSTEKKTQFKQDQSDWFEKRDVECKVLAQKSVHDIPEKDLETYQKQSDYWTADMRKQNQEMQYTQCFIQKTIERTVYLNNLN
- a CDS encoding CHAP domain-containing protein, giving the protein MAHAHHAAHAYVQHIRLRKEESESSQDDLKTKTMLSKASSESKKHHRSASKRHKSDDQNIDLHKFSSKLESMSARHSKEKCAKNIRIALQAAGADVSKHPVAASDWGHTLEKNGYKKIKPAFSRPQEGDIYIIERTSGHTYGHIAGYTGNGWFSDFRQKTYAVYKEKDVKYSYYRLDS
- the uvrC gene encoding excinuclease ABC subunit UvrC, encoding MNQNARPHIEKILAHMTQLPGVYKMLGKDGELLYVGKAKNLKNRVSSYFVKTIEHPKTQALVARIYDIETLVTRSETEALLLEQNLIKQHRPPYNIMLRDDKSYVYIFVSADKPYPRIASGRGKGKHQIGKFFGPYPSAYSARDTLLVLQKLFNVRQCENSYFSQRKRPCLQYQIKRCSAPCVGLVSPEDYKEDVNNSIRFLQGDTKELNQELIAKMEQAAAELEFEKAVFYRDRLSLLREVQAQQAVFKVKGEADILAIAYQAGVTCVQIMHVRNGRMLGGKSYFPDMLGDDLGQMLSDFMANFYFQVADEVPNELIVNTALPDRKELEEALAQQFDKKVQIKSSVRETRAEWLELAEMNVQHAIKGQLSNHLELNERFHQLEQVVGRPVDRIECFDISHTMGEAPIASCVVFDQGGARKRDYRQFAIQDITAGDDYAAMRQALTRRYKKAMLPDLLLIDGGKGQLHMAMEVMQELGLDAFMIGVSKGEGRKPGLETLHFTDGTKIQLPEDNKALHLIQQVRDEAHRFAITKHRAKRDKRRSTSVLEAIPGLGPKRRRDLLTHFGGIQGVLKASEKELTVVPGLGDVMARTIYKILHE